A genomic region of Persephonella marina EX-H1 contains the following coding sequences:
- a CDS encoding menaquinone biosynthesis family protein, with protein MAIKEEKMVIHVAHSPDSDDAFMFYAINQNKIDTKGYRFIDVLSDIETLNQKALKGVYEVSAISIHAFPYVADKYALLSSGASMGDNYGPMIVARESFDVSELKNKKIAVPGKLTSAFLALELFLETSDFDYEVIDFDEIIPAVKEGKVDAGLIIHEGQLTYQDEGLVCIVDLGKWWYEKTGGLPLPLGGNVIRKDLGEEVMKEVSEILRESIKYSLEHRDEAVEYALKYARGMTKEKADRFIGMYVNELTVDYGERGRKAIELFLKEAYEKGFIDTLPEIKFV; from the coding sequence ATGGCTATAAAAGAAGAAAAAATGGTAATCCATGTGGCTCACAGCCCTGACTCTGATGATGCTTTTATGTTTTATGCTATCAATCAGAACAAGATTGATACAAAGGGTTACAGATTTATTGATGTTTTATCTGATATAGAGACATTAAACCAGAAAGCTTTAAAAGGTGTTTATGAGGTAAGTGCGATCTCAATCCATGCATTTCCGTATGTTGCAGACAAGTACGCCCTTCTATCAAGTGGGGCAAGTATGGGCGATAATTACGGTCCAATGATTGTTGCAAGGGAAAGTTTTGATGTTTCTGAACTGAAGAATAAAAAGATAGCTGTTCCTGGTAAACTGACATCAGCATTTCTCGCCCTTGAACTCTTCCTTGAAACCTCTGATTTTGATTACGAAGTTATAGATTTTGATGAGATCATTCCTGCAGTGAAGGAAGGAAAGGTTGATGCAGGTCTTATAATACATGAGGGACAGTTAACATACCAGGATGAAGGTCTTGTATGTATTGTTGATTTAGGAAAGTGGTGGTACGAAAAGACAGGAGGTCTTCCACTTCCCCTTGGTGGAAATGTAATCAGGAAAGATTTAGGTGAAGAGGTTATGAAAGAGGTATCTGAAATACTGAGGGAAAGTATAAAATACTCACTTGAACACAGGGATGAGGCCGTTGAGTATGCATTGAAGTACGCAAGAGGAATGACAAAGGAAAAGGCTGACAGATTTATAGGTATGTATGTAAATGAGCTTACAGTCGATTACGGAGAAAGGGGAAGAAAGGCCATTGAGCTTTTCTTAAAAGAAGCTTACGAAAAAGGATTTATAGATACCTTGCCAGAAATAAAATTTGTATAA
- a CDS encoding RluA family pseudouridine synthase → MKKFPVNKETDLKSFISEVLGLTKNKAKEIIDSKNVFVNSKRVWIASHTLKKGDIVEIADIDNSFSWKPEKSVIYEDQFILAVQKPPFLESEGRKGSVEYQLRKVLDRRLKAIHRLDRETSGVLLFAKNEKIFHRFKDLWHRKEVVKVYLSISYGEAKFKKKVVNMPVDKKYAKSIFFTKKISKGFTLFEVEIKTGRKHQIRIHSSKIRHPIVGDKIYGLKKVEDPLTKNVKRQMLHGYRLRFLHPFTGKVVDIKAPVYHDFYNFGKLVKLL, encoded by the coding sequence ATGAAGAAGTTTCCTGTAAATAAAGAGACAGATCTTAAGAGTTTCATCTCAGAAGTGTTAGGCCTGACAAAGAATAAGGCAAAAGAGATTATAGACAGCAAAAATGTTTTTGTTAACAGTAAAAGGGTCTGGATAGCCTCACATACATTAAAAAAAGGTGATATCGTTGAGATAGCAGACATAGATAACTCTTTCAGCTGGAAACCTGAAAAAAGCGTAATATACGAAGATCAGTTTATATTAGCCGTTCAAAAACCACCTTTTTTAGAATCCGAAGGCAGAAAAGGATCAGTTGAATATCAGTTGAGAAAGGTTTTAGACAGAAGATTAAAGGCAATTCACAGACTTGACAGGGAAACCTCAGGAGTCCTTCTATTTGCAAAAAATGAAAAGATCTTTCACAGGTTTAAGGATCTGTGGCACAGGAAAGAGGTAGTAAAAGTTTACCTTTCCATATCATATGGGGAGGCAAAATTCAAAAAAAAGGTTGTTAATATGCCTGTTGATAAAAAGTACGCAAAATCAATATTTTTTACAAAAAAGATCTCAAAGGGTTTCACTCTTTTTGAAGTTGAGATAAAAACAGGAAGGAAACACCAGATAAGAATCCATTCCTCAAAGATAAGACACCCTATAGTCGGAGATAAGATTTATGGATTAAAAAAGGTCGAGGATCCCCTCACAAAGAATGTAAAAAGACAGATGCTTCACGGATACAGACTTAGATTTTTACACCCATTTACAGGAAAGGTTGTTGATATAAAAGCACCTGTTTATCACGACTTTTATAACTTTGGAAAGTTAGTAAAATTGTTATAA